The following proteins are encoded in a genomic region of Pyrinomonadaceae bacterium:
- a CDS encoding peptidylprolyl isomerase, producing the protein MPARKLPMRIFFLLTLCLLYSSCASNDALQTKTSDGSLPPVVATVNGQEISTKFYEMYLKNGKEALALDPSTDEGRKKVEQLREGIVSELIDRALIAQEAQRRSLTIAPDKLATAEQRAIQQFGGEQKYDEYLNGFRLSRTEYLEVIKSELYGELMRTELSKDLSVSEKEISDYYEAQKAEPNFQQPERITASHILIAARANLIERQLREEKNLSGDSLATAVREEMAARRRRAEDLRRKAASGTDFAKLARESSDDPGTREAGGSLGTFTRDTHAKAFDEAAFKLRAGSVSDVVETEYGFHIIKVFARETARARTLAEMTPEIRARLLAKRQAEELTKWLKESRRKATVRVNEPFRFGALKTEFAGS; encoded by the coding sequence ATGCCTGCCCGTAAGCTTCCGATGCGCATTTTCTTTTTGCTGACGCTGTGTCTGCTCTACAGCTCATGCGCCAGCAATGACGCACTGCAAACAAAAACAAGCGATGGCTCGCTTCCACCGGTGGTTGCGACCGTGAACGGTCAGGAGATCTCCACCAAGTTCTACGAGATGTATCTGAAGAACGGCAAAGAAGCGCTGGCCCTGGATCCAAGTACCGATGAGGGCAGAAAAAAAGTCGAGCAACTACGCGAAGGAATCGTCTCGGAATTAATCGACCGGGCCCTGATCGCCCAGGAAGCCCAACGCCGCAGCCTGACCATTGCGCCGGATAAATTGGCAACCGCTGAACAGCGTGCGATTCAACAGTTTGGTGGGGAGCAAAAGTATGACGAATACCTCAATGGGTTTCGGCTGTCACGCACTGAGTACCTCGAGGTCATTAAGTCGGAACTCTATGGCGAATTGATGCGCACCGAGTTGAGTAAGGACTTGTCAGTTTCAGAAAAAGAAATAAGTGACTACTACGAAGCGCAGAAGGCTGAGCCAAACTTTCAGCAGCCCGAACGCATCACCGCTTCGCACATTTTGATTGCCGCGCGCGCCAATCTCATTGAGCGCCAACTGAGAGAAGAAAAAAACCTGTCCGGCGATTCTTTGGCAACAGCGGTTCGCGAAGAAATGGCTGCGCGTCGCCGCCGCGCCGAAGATTTACGCCGCAAGGCCGCGAGCGGCACGGATTTCGCGAAGCTGGCCCGAGAGTCGTCCGACGATCCAGGCACCCGTGAGGCCGGGGGCAGTTTAGGCACCTTCACGCGAGACACACACGCAAAGGCTTTTGATGAAGCGGCCTTTAAGCTTAGAGCTGGGTCGGTGAGCGACGTGGTTGAAACGGAATATGGCTTTCACATAATTAAGGTCTTCGCGCGTGAGACCGCGCGTGCGCGCACTCTGGCAGAGATGACGCCGGAGATTCGAGCCCGGCTGCTGGCAAAACGTCAGGCGGAAGAGCTCACCAAGTGGCTAAAAGAGTCGCGGCGCAAGGCGACAGTGCGCGTTAATGAGCCCTTTCGTTTTGGCGCGCTGAAAACCGAATTCGCGGGGTCTTGA
- a CDS encoding S8 family serine peptidase → MFRKISATLGALLLVLATSALVSAATLSSTLQSRLAGTADSLSVGTVIVTFNTTNGLNESHLSVLRRLGITRGYKLQQLGIVATNATAGQVRALASNGAVRSVWSNDRLYYYMAQARVLAGVDRLRTDSAVTSRNGGQPVSGQGNFAVVINDSGIDATHNDLKLGPHVIQNVQILTDSDTENAVVSLPLDGFFSLQVVENVPNTDTHVGHGTHCAGIVGGSGQQSGGLYAGVAPGAKLIGTGSGAGLFILNALGGYEWSLANQFVYNIRVISNSWGGSGAFNPDNPINLATREAHGRNIISLFAAGNDGPGPDTHNPYAKAPWVISVGAGTKEGGLAGFSSRGTSKAERLADSDPNNDFDAPTIVAPGTGREFESNAAKFTHDMISTRSATNVVANGGDYDLEISPAYVPFYTQISGTSMATPFAAGTVALMLDADPTLNPDEVKQILQQTATQMPGYDEYQVGAGYINSYAAVDNVFNRSRNYGSYTGATDNRSYNAQYATTKEPTQAFTINYTPQTPGPQASNTNTYRFEVSEGYGVLDVSIAFGYANDNNDNPATNEVGNSLGLALYPPGCVPAASDPQGVPPCAYNSGLTLPVLDSPRRRIFVKHPKAGQWTAEIRGLRGLAAAAAANSPVGIGAPERVDGTINRSIFTLQEIADISGHVAEKQIQDVVVDRRMDLLADGLFHPDANVTREDFARLLVLNTGLRQSRFATPKFADVSGDLAAIAEAVTAKGSNSRDWNFTPNGMMSASGSSFNPAGNVSRLDLAVALVRALGLDSEAKARTGSNVTVTYGNQTLTLADNLEISATMRGYVQLALDRGILQAYFSLEQGPFDLQPTLKARVKANDPTTRAWLAYALHNYRARFEAGS, encoded by the coding sequence ATGTTTCGAAAAATCTCTGCCACTCTCGGCGCCTTATTACTCGTTTTGGCGACCAGCGCTTTGGTCTCAGCGGCGACTTTGAGTTCCACATTGCAATCCCGGCTCGCCGGCACCGCCGACTCGTTGAGTGTCGGCACAGTAATCGTAACTTTCAATACAACAAATGGACTGAACGAATCCCACTTGAGTGTTTTGCGCCGCTTGGGAATTACTCGCGGGTACAAGCTGCAGCAGTTGGGCATAGTCGCGACGAATGCGACTGCCGGCCAGGTGCGCGCCCTCGCGTCAAACGGCGCGGTCCGCTCAGTCTGGTCCAATGACCGTCTTTACTATTACATGGCGCAGGCCCGCGTGCTGGCGGGTGTGGATCGCTTGCGCACCGATTCGGCGGTGACTTCACGCAATGGTGGTCAGCCCGTTTCCGGCCAGGGCAACTTCGCCGTCGTGATCAATGATTCCGGCATCGATGCCACGCACAACGATCTGAAACTCGGTCCACACGTCATTCAGAACGTCCAGATACTCACCGACTCAGATACTGAGAATGCCGTCGTCTCATTGCCACTGGATGGATTCTTTAGTCTCCAGGTGGTCGAGAATGTGCCGAACACCGATACGCACGTTGGTCACGGCACGCACTGCGCAGGCATCGTGGGCGGATCGGGCCAGCAGTCCGGCGGGCTCTATGCCGGTGTGGCGCCGGGTGCAAAGCTGATTGGCACGGGCTCAGGCGCAGGATTATTTATTTTGAATGCGCTGGGTGGCTATGAATGGTCGCTCGCAAATCAGTTCGTATACAACATCCGAGTTATCTCGAACTCCTGGGGTGGCTCAGGCGCCTTCAACCCCGACAATCCGATCAACCTCGCGACCAGAGAGGCTCACGGCCGCAACATTATCTCGCTTTTCGCTGCGGGTAACGATGGCCCTGGGCCAGACACGCATAACCCGTACGCCAAAGCGCCTTGGGTGATCTCAGTCGGCGCGGGCACGAAAGAGGGTGGGCTCGCCGGCTTCTCGTCGCGCGGAACTTCTAAAGCAGAACGCCTGGCTGACAGCGATCCGAATAACGACTTCGACGCTCCGACAATCGTTGCTCCTGGCACGGGCCGTGAGTTTGAGTCCAACGCGGCGAAATTTACGCACGACATGATTTCCACTCGTTCAGCCACCAACGTGGTGGCGAACGGCGGCGATTACGACCTGGAAATTTCCCCGGCGTATGTTCCGTTCTATACGCAGATCAGTGGGACCTCGATGGCAACGCCATTTGCCGCCGGTACTGTCGCGTTGATGCTCGATGCCGATCCCACGCTGAATCCCGACGAGGTGAAACAGATTCTTCAGCAGACGGCTACGCAGATGCCCGGTTACGACGAGTATCAAGTCGGCGCAGGCTACATAAACTCTTATGCCGCGGTCGATAATGTGTTCAACCGATCGAGGAACTATGGCAGCTACACTGGCGCCACCGATAATCGCTCGTACAACGCACAGTACGCCACGACCAAGGAGCCGACCCAGGCGTTTACCATCAACTACACGCCGCAGACCCCCGGGCCTCAGGCTTCGAACACAAACACTTACCGATTTGAAGTCTCGGAAGGATACGGCGTGCTCGATGTGTCAATCGCATTCGGCTACGCCAACGATAACAATGACAATCCGGCCACGAATGAAGTAGGCAATTCTCTGGGGCTGGCACTTTATCCGCCAGGATGTGTTCCGGCCGCTTCTGATCCGCAGGGAGTGCCGCCTTGCGCTTACAACAGCGGGTTGACTCTTCCGGTGCTTGATTCACCACGCCGGCGGATCTTCGTTAAGCACCCCAAAGCCGGCCAGTGGACTGCTGAGATTAGAGGATTGCGTGGACTCGCAGCCGCAGCGGCGGCCAATTCGCCGGTGGGCATCGGCGCGCCCGAACGCGTTGACGGCACTATCAACCGCAGTATCTTCACGCTTCAGGAAATCGCGGACATCAGCGGGCACGTGGCTGAAAAGCAGATTCAAGACGTGGTAGTTGATCGGCGGATGGATCTTCTTGCTGATGGTCTATTCCATCCTGATGCAAACGTCACGCGCGAAGACTTTGCCCGGTTATTAGTTCTCAACACCGGCCTGCGTCAATCGCGCTTCGCGACGCCGAAGTTCGCGGACGTTTCCGGCGACCTGGCGGCGATCGCTGAGGCGGTCACCGCTAAAGGTTCAAATTCGCGCGACTGGAACTTCACCCCGAACGGAATGATGAGCGCCAGCGGCTCGAGTTTTAATCCTGCCGGCAATGTCAGTCGGCTGGACCTGGCCGTAGCTTTGGTGCGCGCCCTCGGTCTGGACAGCGAAGCGAAAGCCCGCACCGGATCAAACGTCACGGTCACGTACGGAAATCAGACCTTGACGTTGGCTGACAACCTGGAAATTTCCGCCACGATGCGAGGTTACGTGCAGCTCGCTCTCGATCGGGGAATCCTGCAGGCCTACTTCTCGCTTGAGCAAGGGCCGTTTGATTTGCAGCCCACTTTGAAGGCCCGAGTTAAGGCAAACGATCCGACGACGCGTGCGTGGCTTGCCTACGCGCTTCACAACTACCGCGCGAGGTTTGAAGCGGGTAGCTAA